One Azospirillum sp. TSA2s genomic region harbors:
- the coxB gene encoding cytochrome c oxidase subunit II — MRRQSLYAAGLAAVLSMVGGWGVTTALANEPRPWEMGMQPSASPVKHLMTSFNDLLTVIITLIVILVAGLLAYCVVRFNAKRNPVPSKTSHHTLLEVAWTVVPVIILIVIAVPSFKLLYAAERIPQADMTIKVTGHQWYWDYEYPDHGNITFSSYMIPETDLKPGQKRLLEVDNRVVVPVNTTVRVLVTAGDVIHSWAVPAFGLKKDGVPGRINETWFKAEREGVYYGQCSEICGTNHGFMPIAVEAVSREAFDAWVAKAKTAFAPKDGDRDVAQRPTGTLVE, encoded by the coding sequence ATGAGAAGGCAAAGCCTGTACGCCGCCGGCCTGGCGGCTGTGCTGTCGATGGTAGGGGGCTGGGGTGTGACGACCGCCCTGGCGAACGAGCCGCGGCCGTGGGAGATGGGCATGCAGCCCTCCGCCTCGCCGGTCAAGCACCTGATGACCTCGTTCAACGACCTGCTGACCGTCATCATCACGCTGATCGTGATCCTCGTCGCGGGCCTGCTGGCCTATTGCGTCGTCCGTTTCAACGCGAAGAGGAATCCGGTCCCGTCGAAGACCTCGCACCACACGCTGCTCGAGGTCGCCTGGACTGTGGTTCCGGTCATCATCCTGATCGTGATCGCCGTTCCGTCCTTCAAGCTGCTCTATGCGGCGGAACGCATCCCGCAGGCCGACATGACCATCAAGGTCACCGGCCACCAGTGGTACTGGGATTACGAATATCCCGATCACGGCAACATCACCTTCTCCAGCTACATGATCCCCGAGACGGATCTGAAACCCGGCCAGAAGCGCCTGCTGGAGGTCGACAACCGCGTGGTCGTGCCGGTGAACACCACCGTGCGCGTGCTGGTGACGGCCGGCGACGTGATCCATTCCTGGGCGGTTCCCGCCTTCGGCCTGAAGAAGGACGGCGTTCCCGGCCGCATCAACGAGACCTGGTTCAAGGCCGAGCGCGAAGGCGTCTATTACGGCCAATGCTCCGAGATCTGCGGCACCAACCACGGCTTCATGCCGATCGCGGTGGAAGCCGTGTCCCGTGAAGCGTTCGACGCCTGGGTCGCCAAGGCCAAGACCGCCTTCGCGCCGAAGGACGGCGACCGCGACGTGGCGCAGCGCCCGACCGGCACGCTGGTCGAGTAA
- a CDS encoding DUF3422 family protein, whose amino-acid sequence MGDGAVRTTTDSLNRAGASGTGAGMTGPRPLRDHPLRQTLTNEVHARPPESLTAPVSATMLAMLSGEGAAEADRRHLEALCDWAGVVRPPQGATHHSASFGSFHLKWERHTEFSTWTVFRPSAMPAGSLADPFLEPALHALPRDWLAGLPGELLVGIHVAVLSPDQPEPSPNMMAAMFGSESYVGSRIAGRSATAWTDFRIHGDGFSRMLVADHSMTPRQTGRVVQRLLEIETYRVLALLALPMARGVLPRIGPIEAGLSDVTTRIASLRDLQDERDLLDRLTLLAAQTEQISAETAYRFGAARAYYELVERRIEELREIRIEGLQTIQEFMDRRLNPAISTCEAVEQRLDSLSQRVARASNLLRTRVEIAVEGQNAELLQSMDRRAQLQLRLQETVEGLSVVAISYYLVGIVGYAAKGLKGFGFKVDPDMLVGVMIPIVIAFVWSGVRRIRKVLVGGH is encoded by the coding sequence ATGGGCGACGGAGCGGTGCGGACGACCACGGATAGCCTCAACCGCGCCGGCGCCTCCGGAACCGGTGCCGGCATGACCGGGCCGCGTCCGCTGCGGGACCATCCGCTGCGGCAGACTCTGACCAACGAGGTCCATGCCCGGCCGCCCGAATCGCTGACCGCGCCGGTGAGCGCCACCATGCTGGCGATGCTGTCGGGGGAGGGCGCGGCGGAGGCCGACCGCCGCCACCTGGAGGCGCTGTGCGACTGGGCCGGCGTGGTCCGCCCGCCGCAGGGCGCCACCCACCACAGCGCGTCCTTCGGCAGCTTCCATCTGAAGTGGGAGCGGCATACAGAGTTCTCGACCTGGACGGTCTTCCGCCCCAGCGCCATGCCGGCAGGCTCCCTGGCCGATCCTTTCCTGGAACCGGCGCTGCACGCATTGCCGCGCGACTGGCTGGCCGGGCTGCCGGGCGAACTGCTGGTCGGCATCCACGTCGCCGTGCTCTCCCCCGACCAGCCGGAGCCGTCCCCCAACATGATGGCGGCGATGTTCGGGTCGGAAAGCTATGTCGGGTCGCGGATCGCCGGCCGGTCGGCAACCGCCTGGACCGACTTCCGCATCCATGGCGATGGATTCTCCCGGATGCTGGTCGCCGACCATTCGATGACTCCGCGCCAGACCGGCCGCGTCGTCCAGCGGCTGCTGGAGATCGAGACCTATCGCGTGCTGGCCCTGCTGGCCCTGCCGATGGCGCGCGGCGTGCTGCCCCGCATCGGCCCGATCGAGGCCGGGCTGTCCGACGTCACCACCCGCATCGCCAGCCTGCGCGACCTGCAGGACGAGCGTGACCTGCTGGATCGCCTGACCCTGCTGGCGGCCCAGACCGAGCAGATCTCCGCAGAGACCGCCTATCGATTCGGCGCCGCCCGCGCCTATTACGAACTGGTGGAGCGGCGAATCGAGGAACTGCGCGAGATCCGGATCGAGGGGCTGCAGACCATCCAGGAGTTCATGGATCGCCGCCTGAACCCGGCGATCAGCACCTGCGAGGCGGTGGAGCAGCGTCTCGATTCGCTGTCGCAGCGCGTCGCGCGGGCCAGCAACCTGCTGCGCACCCGTGTCGAGATCGCGGTGGAGGGGCAGAACGCCGAACTGCTCCAATCCATGGACCGCCGTGCGCAATTGCAGCTGCGCCTGCAGGAGACGGTCGAGGGGCTGTCGGTGGTGGCGATCAGCTACTACCTCGTCGGCATCGTCGGCTATGCGGCGAAGGGGCTGAAGGGCTTCGGGTTCAAGGTCGATCCCGACATGCTGGTGGGGGTGATGATCCCCATCGTCATCGCCTTCGTCTGGTCGGGCGTCAGGCGGATTCGCAAGGTGCTGGTCGGGGGGCATTGA
- the tldD gene encoding metalloprotease TldD, with translation MSALAVTDDLFFNRAGMDRARVEGVVQDALHSADDGELYLEYAQSESLGWDDGKLKSASFDTTQGFGLRAIAGEATGYAHASNLSEEAIRRAAATVRAVQAGHTGTLAEPPAGTNRALYIPDNPLHLVPFEEKVKLLADIDAYARAKDERVRQVSCSISGEWQAVQIMRADGVRVADLRPLVRLNVSVVVAEGDRMETGGYGGGGRVTYEHYIQPETWRGFVDEALRQALVNLASVPAPAGEMTVVLGSGWPGILLHEAIGHGLEGDFNRKKTSAFSGLMGQRIAAPGVTIVDDGTIENSRGSISVDDEGTPGQCTTLIEDGILVGFMQDRMNARLMGMRPTGNGRRQSFAYNPMPRMTNTVMRNGNHTPEEIIASVKKGIYAKNFGGGQVDITNGKFVFSASEAYLIEDGKLGPAVKGATLIGNGPDSLTRVSMIGNDSRLDPGVGTCGKDGQGVPVGVGQPTLKLEGLTVGGTAA, from the coding sequence ATGAGCGCGCTTGCCGTCACCGACGATCTCTTCTTCAACCGCGCCGGCATGGACCGCGCCCGCGTGGAAGGCGTCGTGCAGGACGCCCTGCACAGTGCCGACGATGGGGAGCTCTATCTTGAATACGCCCAGAGCGAGTCGCTGGGCTGGGACGATGGGAAGCTGAAATCCGCCAGCTTCGACACCACCCAGGGATTCGGCCTGCGCGCCATCGCCGGCGAGGCGACCGGCTACGCCCACGCCAGCAACCTGTCGGAAGAGGCGATCCGCCGCGCCGCCGCCACCGTGCGCGCCGTGCAGGCCGGCCACACCGGCACGCTGGCGGAGCCGCCGGCCGGCACCAACCGCGCGCTCTACATCCCCGACAACCCCCTTCACCTCGTCCCCTTCGAGGAAAAGGTGAAGCTGCTGGCCGACATCGACGCCTATGCCCGCGCCAAGGACGAGCGGGTGCGGCAGGTAAGCTGCTCGATCAGCGGCGAATGGCAGGCGGTGCAGATCATGCGCGCCGACGGCGTGCGCGTCGCCGACCTGCGCCCGCTGGTCCGCCTGAACGTCTCCGTCGTGGTGGCCGAGGGCGACCGGATGGAGACCGGCGGCTATGGCGGCGGCGGCCGCGTCACCTACGAACACTACATCCAGCCGGAGACCTGGCGCGGCTTCGTCGACGAGGCGCTGCGGCAGGCGCTGGTCAACCTCGCCTCCGTCCCCGCCCCGGCCGGCGAGATGACGGTGGTTCTGGGCAGCGGCTGGCCCGGCATCCTGCTGCACGAGGCCATCGGCCACGGGCTGGAGGGCGACTTCAACCGCAAGAAGACCTCCGCCTTCTCCGGGCTGATGGGCCAGCGCATCGCCGCCCCCGGCGTAACCATCGTCGATGACGGCACCATCGAGAACTCGCGCGGCTCCATCAGCGTCGATGACGAGGGCACCCCCGGCCAGTGCACCACGCTGATCGAGGACGGCATCCTGGTCGGCTTCATGCAGGACCGCATGAACGCCCGCCTGATGGGCATGCGCCCGACCGGCAACGGCCGGCGCCAGAGCTTCGCCTACAACCCGATGCCGCGCATGACCAACACGGTGATGCGCAACGGCAACCACACGCCGGAAGAGATCATCGCCTCCGTCAAGAAGGGCATCTATGCCAAGAACTTCGGCGGCGGTCAGGTTGACATCACCAACGGCAAGTTCGTCTTCTCCGCCAGCGAGGCCTACCTGATCGAGGACGGCAAGCTGGGTCCCGCCGTGAAGGGCGCCACCCTGATCGGCAACGGGCCGGACAGCCTGACCAGGGTCTCTATGATCGGCAACGACAGCCGTCTCGACCCCGGCGTCGGCACCTGCGGCAAGGACGGCCAGGGCGTGCCGGTCGGCGTCGGCCAGCCGACGCTGAAGCTGGAAGGCCTGACCGTCGGCGGCACCGCCGCCTGA
- a CDS encoding polymorphic toxin type 46 domain-containing protein: MGLALVSALPGNAQTSPTAEQVIAAKSAGTNADQLNARVVVASYFYASTDLTSARYADDSKGIDFSKPLEVIDVAAGTSWYQYVRTGYDSIRFGNFFSPVATATPDCLGISGTGRAEYKAVLPAGQGLKSVAAPIVDSWTTPGTSVQTKGGCTQVVVPNTVKAGVASGGLVQ; the protein is encoded by the coding sequence TTGGGACTGGCGCTTGTCTCGGCGCTGCCGGGAAACGCCCAGACCTCCCCCACCGCCGAGCAGGTGATCGCCGCCAAGTCCGCCGGCACCAACGCGGACCAGCTGAACGCCCGGGTGGTGGTGGCGAGCTATTTCTACGCCTCGACCGACCTCACCTCCGCCCGCTACGCCGATGATTCCAAGGGCATCGATTTTTCCAAGCCGCTGGAGGTGATCGATGTCGCCGCCGGCACCAGCTGGTACCAATATGTCCGCACCGGCTACGACAGCATCCGATTCGGCAACTTCTTCTCTCCGGTTGCGACGGCGACGCCCGACTGCCTCGGCATCTCCGGCACCGGCCGGGCCGAGTACAAGGCGGTTCTGCCCGCCGGCCAGGGGCTGAAATCGGTCGCCGCCCCCATCGTCGACAGTTGGACCACCCCCGGCACCAGCGTGCAGACCAAGGGCGGCTGCACCCAGGTCGTGGTGCCGAACACCGTCAAGGCCGGCGTCGCCAGTGGCGGACTGGTTCAGTAG
- a CDS encoding immunity protein Tsi6 family protein → MPDIATTDELCRRIAQAQAGVAALARREPENSWLTSIQRQLDYVDGAARGGAKRLDRADELNFGLLASHYVDDVDPALATELHAISDAARRLFGG, encoded by the coding sequence ATGCCCGACATCGCCACCACGGACGAGCTGTGCCGCCGGATCGCGCAGGCCCAGGCCGGGGTTGCCGCGCTGGCACGGCGGGAGCCGGAGAACAGCTGGCTGACCAGCATCCAGCGCCAGCTCGACTATGTCGACGGCGCGGCGCGCGGCGGAGCCAAGCGGCTGGACCGCGCCGACGAGCTGAATTTCGGCTTGCTCGCCTCCCATTATGTCGACGATGTCGATCCGGCGCTGGCGACCGAACTGCACGCCATCAGCGACGCCGCGCGCCGGTTGTTTGGCGGCTGA
- a CDS encoding glycine cleavage system protein R has protein sequence MATESTAGLALVSTFCPDRVGLVSGVTSHLFEQGINLRDATFASLGSGAEFSAVCELPDGLTVAELQASLSSLPVLAGAEVKVSPFVFDPQPGPQALITHRVEVSGGDQPGLVARLSEIFTQFDANIVRLDAQTLPDRAGERYVLRFSVSIPAERAEVCLSAVANTAETLGLTCRTEAL, from the coding sequence ATGGCGACGGAATCGACTGCTGGCTTGGCCCTGGTTTCCACCTTCTGCCCCGACCGGGTCGGTCTGGTCTCCGGCGTCACCAGCCATCTGTTCGAACAGGGCATCAACCTGCGCGACGCCACCTTCGCCTCGCTGGGCAGCGGCGCGGAGTTCTCCGCCGTTTGCGAGCTGCCTGACGGCCTGACGGTGGCGGAGCTTCAGGCTAGCCTGTCGTCCCTGCCCGTCCTGGCCGGTGCCGAGGTGAAGGTCAGCCCCTTCGTCTTCGACCCGCAGCCCGGCCCGCAGGCGCTGATCACCCACCGCGTCGAGGTGTCGGGCGGTGACCAGCCCGGCCTCGTGGCGCGTCTGTCGGAAATCTTCACCCAGTTCGACGCCAACATCGTCCGCCTGGATGCGCAGACCCTGCCCGACCGTGCCGGCGAACGCTACGTCCTGCGCTTCTCGGTGTCGATCCCGGCGGAGCGGGCGGAGGTCTGCCTGTCGGCGGTGGCCAACACGGCGGAGACGTTGGGGCTGACCTGCCGGACGGAGGCGCTTTGA
- the sugE gene encoding quaternary ammonium compound efflux SMR transporter SugE — MAWVTLFFAGLFEIGWAVGLKYTEGFTRLVPSVLTAAAMLASILLLGAALKSLPLGTAYAVWTGIGTVGTAVLGMMLFGEPAGALRMLCIAAIIGGILGLKVLHG, encoded by the coding sequence ATGGCGTGGGTCACGCTGTTCTTCGCCGGTCTTTTCGAAATCGGCTGGGCCGTCGGCCTGAAATACACCGAAGGCTTCACCCGTCTGGTTCCGAGCGTGTTGACCGCCGCGGCGATGCTGGCAAGCATCCTGCTGCTGGGGGCGGCGCTGAAGAGCCTGCCGCTGGGGACCGCCTATGCGGTGTGGACGGGAATCGGCACGGTCGGCACCGCGGTGCTGGGGATGATGCTGTTCGGCGAACCCGCCGGGGCGCTGCGGATGCTGTGCATCGCGGCGATCATCGGCGGGATCTTGGGGCTGAAGGTTCTGCATGGGTGA
- a CDS encoding succinate dehydrogenase assembly factor 2 — translation MTENGTPPASKTQAPEKAESIENRRKRLRFRSWHRGTREMDLLMGSFADAHVGDFDHAMLDRFEALLELGDPDLYDWMSGREPVPAEHDNDVMRLLTAFRYTPRQGS, via the coding sequence ATGACCGAAAACGGCACCCCCCCGGCTTCCAAGACACAGGCTCCCGAGAAGGCCGAATCGATTGAAAACCGACGCAAGCGCCTGCGCTTCCGCTCCTGGCACCGCGGCACGCGCGAGATGGACCTGCTGATGGGCAGCTTCGCCGACGCCCATGTCGGCGACTTCGACCACGCCATGCTCGACCGATTCGAGGCGCTGCTGGAGCTTGGCGATCCCGACCTCTATGACTGGATGTCGGGACGGGAGCCGGTGCCGGCCGAGCATGACAATGACGTGATGCGCCTGTTGACGGCATTCCGTTACACACCACGTCAAGGGTCCTGA
- the mfd gene encoding transcription-repair coupling factor, with protein sequence MVSYDLQPGRAGRLLIGGAPEGHDARILAELAQKAGTYGLLHVALDDTRCALLAEALAFFAPKLEVLTFPAWDCLPYDRVSPNGGIVARRIDTLTRLIARREAASNRDGLAPLIVLTTVNAVVQKVPPRSAFKNAVFSAKLRDRIDLEKLQRYLAGNGYTRAQTVREPGEFAVRGGIVDLFPPGTEEPLRLDLFGDELEGVRAFDPMTQRTTDKRDKVELKPMSEVFLDEAGIARFRSGYRELFGAVTDDDPLYEAISAGRSYGGMEHWLPLFHESMDTVLDYLPRGIVSLDHQANEARDARIAQVVDFHASRDSMMTIEKRAGSPVYKPVPVASMFLDATVWDALMAERAVAQLQIFSTPPGIKGTVDAGGKRGHDFAEERNRPDVNVFDAVKDHIRALRADGRRVLIAGYSAGSRDRLSNVLADHGIPGLEPAESMEDVRRFDRGIIGTIVLGMEHGFTSPDLAVITEQDILGDRLVRPAKKKRKAANFIAEHSALHEGDIVVHMDHGIGRYDGLETLEVTGAPHDCLRIIYEGGDKLYVPVENIEVLSRYGSEDANVQLDKLGGAGWQGRKARVKKRLKDMAEALLKIAAERMLKKADPVLTPEGVYQEFAARFPYPETDDQLKAIEDIFTDLGSGRPMDRLVCGDVGFGKTEVALRAAFMVAMSGKQVAVVVPTTLLARQHFRTFSTRFNGLPVRVVQLSRMVTAREQTLVKKELAEGTADIVVGTHALLAKGLDFKRLGMVIVDEEQHFGVKQKERLKELRADIHVLTLTATPIPRTLQMALSGVRELSLIATPPVDRLAVRTFVLPYDPVVIREAILREHYRGGQTFYVCPRIEDLAKVAERVRDLVPEVKIVTAHGQMPASELEDVMTAFDEGKFEVLLATNIIESGLDIPNANTLIVHRADLFGLAQLYQIRGRVGRSKKRGYAYLTYAPNKPLNATAQQRLHVIETLDSLGAGFQLASHDMDIRGAGNLLGEEQSGQVREVGVELYQQMLEEAVANARAAMQEGAVAAAAAQEWVPQINLGTPVLIPESYVPDLTVRLSLYRRIADLVDRAEVDGFAAELIDRFGKLPEEVENLLDVVTIKRWCKQANIDRVDAGPKGLVLAFHDNFYAEPAKLLTYIAQHLTLMKLRPDHKLVYIREWTDPQARVRSVQKLVKDLAEMASGGGVPRGETPPPPPPPPPPKPTGAKIASRFGTPSRFGRPTGRR encoded by the coding sequence TTGGTCAGTTACGATCTCCAGCCCGGCCGCGCCGGCCGTCTCCTGATCGGTGGCGCGCCCGAGGGTCATGACGCCCGCATTCTGGCGGAGCTTGCGCAGAAGGCCGGGACCTATGGCCTGCTGCATGTGGCGCTGGACGACACGCGCTGTGCCCTGCTGGCGGAGGCGCTGGCCTTCTTCGCGCCGAAGCTGGAGGTGCTGACCTTCCCGGCCTGGGACTGCCTGCCCTATGACCGGGTGTCGCCGAACGGCGGCATCGTCGCCCGGCGCATCGACACGCTGACCCGGCTGATCGCAAGGCGCGAGGCGGCGTCGAACCGCGACGGGCTGGCGCCGCTGATCGTGCTGACCACCGTCAACGCCGTGGTGCAGAAGGTGCCGCCGCGCAGTGCCTTCAAGAACGCGGTCTTCTCCGCCAAGCTGCGCGACCGCATCGACCTGGAGAAGCTGCAGCGCTACCTCGCCGGCAACGGCTACACCCGCGCCCAGACGGTGCGGGAGCCGGGCGAGTTCGCGGTGCGCGGCGGCATCGTCGACCTGTTCCCGCCGGGCACCGAGGAGCCGCTGCGCCTCGACCTGTTCGGCGACGAGCTGGAGGGGGTGCGCGCCTTCGATCCCATGACCCAGCGCACAACCGACAAGCGCGACAAAGTCGAGCTGAAGCCGATGTCGGAGGTGTTTCTGGACGAGGCCGGGATCGCCCGTTTCCGCTCAGGCTACCGCGAACTGTTCGGCGCGGTGACCGACGACGATCCGCTTTATGAGGCGATTTCCGCCGGCCGGTCCTATGGCGGGATGGAGCACTGGCTGCCGCTGTTCCATGAGAGCATGGACACGGTGCTGGATTACCTGCCGCGCGGCATCGTCAGCCTGGACCATCAGGCCAACGAGGCCCGCGACGCCCGCATCGCCCAGGTGGTCGATTTCCACGCCTCCCGCGATTCGATGATGACCATCGAGAAGCGGGCGGGATCGCCGGTCTACAAGCCGGTGCCGGTCGCCTCGATGTTCCTCGACGCCACCGTCTGGGACGCGCTGATGGCGGAGCGCGCGGTGGCGCAGCTCCAGATCTTCTCCACGCCCCCCGGCATCAAGGGCACGGTGGACGCCGGCGGAAAGCGCGGCCACGACTTCGCGGAGGAGCGCAACCGCCCCGACGTGAACGTCTTCGACGCGGTCAAGGACCATATCCGGGCGCTGCGCGCCGACGGGCGGCGGGTGCTGATCGCCGGCTATTCCGCCGGATCGCGCGACCGCCTGTCCAACGTGCTGGCCGACCACGGCATCCCCGGCCTGGAGCCGGCGGAAAGCATGGAGGATGTGCGCCGCTTCGACCGCGGCATCATCGGCACCATCGTGCTGGGGATGGAGCATGGCTTCACCTCCCCCGACCTCGCCGTCATCACCGAACAGGACATATTGGGCGACCGTCTGGTCCGCCCGGCCAAGAAGAAGCGCAAGGCCGCCAACTTCATCGCCGAGCATTCGGCCCTGCATGAGGGCGACATCGTCGTCCACATGGACCACGGCATCGGCCGCTACGACGGGCTGGAGACGCTGGAGGTCACCGGCGCACCGCACGACTGCCTGCGCATCATCTACGAGGGCGGCGACAAGCTGTATGTCCCCGTCGAGAACATCGAGGTGCTGTCGCGCTACGGCTCCGAGGACGCCAACGTCCAGCTCGACAAGCTGGGCGGCGCCGGCTGGCAGGGCCGCAAGGCGCGGGTCAAGAAGCGCCTGAAGGACATGGCGGAAGCCCTGCTGAAGATCGCGGCGGAGCGCATGCTGAAGAAGGCCGATCCGGTGCTGACCCCGGAGGGCGTCTATCAGGAGTTTGCCGCCCGCTTCCCCTATCCCGAGACCGACGACCAGCTGAAGGCCATCGAGGACATCTTCACCGACCTCGGCAGCGGCCGGCCGATGGACCGTCTGGTCTGCGGCGACGTCGGATTCGGCAAGACCGAGGTGGCTCTGCGCGCCGCCTTCATGGTGGCGATGAGCGGCAAGCAGGTCGCCGTCGTCGTGCCCACCACCCTGCTCGCCCGCCAGCATTTCCGCACCTTCTCGACCCGGTTCAACGGGCTGCCGGTGCGCGTCGTGCAGTTGTCGCGCATGGTCACCGCCCGCGAACAGACGCTGGTCAAGAAGGAACTGGCGGAGGGCACCGCCGACATCGTCGTCGGGACCCATGCCCTGCTCGCCAAGGGTCTCGACTTCAAGCGGCTCGGCATGGTCATCGTCGACGAGGAGCAGCATTTCGGGGTGAAGCAGAAGGAGCGGCTGAAGGAACTGCGCGCCGACATCCACGTGCTGACGCTGACCGCCACGCCGATCCCACGCACGCTGCAGATGGCGCTGTCCGGCGTGCGCGAACTGTCGCTGATCGCCACGCCGCCGGTCGACCGGCTGGCGGTTCGCACCTTCGTCCTGCCCTACGACCCGGTGGTGATCCGCGAGGCGATCCTGCGCGAACATTACCGCGGCGGTCAGACCTTCTATGTCTGCCCACGCATCGAGGATCTGGCGAAGGTGGCCGAGCGGGTGCGCGATCTGGTGCCGGAGGTGAAGATCGTCACCGCCCACGGCCAGATGCCGGCCAGCGAGCTGGAAGACGTGATGACCGCCTTCGACGAGGGCAAGTTCGAGGTTCTGCTCGCCACCAACATCATCGAAAGCGGCCTGGACATTCCCAACGCCAACACGCTGATCGTCCATCGCGCCGACCTGTTCGGTCTGGCGCAGCTCTACCAGATCCGCGGCCGCGTCGGCCGGTCGAAGAAGCGCGGCTATGCCTATCTGACCTATGCCCCGAACAAGCCGCTGAACGCCACCGCCCAGCAGCGCCTGCACGTCATCGAGACGCTGGACAGCCTGGGCGCCGGCTTCCAGTTGGCGAGCCACGACATGGACATCCGCGGCGCCGGCAATCTGCTGGGCGAGGAGCAGTCGGGTCAGGTGCGCGAGGTCGGCGTCGAGCTTTACCAGCAGATGCTGGAGGAGGCGGTCGCCAACGCCCGCGCCGCCATGCAGGAGGGTGCCGTCGCTGCTGCGGCGGCGCAGGAGTGGGTTCCGCAGATCAACCTCGGCACGCCGGTGCTGATCCCCGAAAGCTACGTCCCCGACCTGACGGTGCGTCTGTCGCTCTACCGCCGCATCGCCGATCTGGTCGACCGGGCCGAGGTGGACGGCTTCGCCGCCGAACTGATCGATCGCTTTGGCAAGCTGCCCGAGGAGGTCGAGAACCTGCTGGACGTCGTCACCATCAAGCGCTGGTGCAAACAGGCCAACATCGACCGGGTCGATGCCGGGCCGAAGGGGCTGGTCCTGGCCTTCCACGACAATTTCTATGCCGAGCCGGCCAAGCTGCTGACCTACATCGCCCAGCATCTGACGTTGATGAAGCTGCGGCCGGACCACAAGCTAGTCTATATCCGCGAATGGACCGACCCGCAGGCCCGCGTGCGCAGCGTGCAGAAGCTGGTGAAGGATCTGGCGGAGATGGCGTCGGGCGGCGGCGTGCCGCGTGGCGAAACCCCGCCGCCGCCTCCTCCCCCGCCGCCGCCCAAGCCGACCGGCGCCAAGATCGCTTCGCGCTTCGGCACTCCGTCGCGCTTCGGCCGCCCGACCGGACGGCGCTGA
- a CDS encoding ACT domain-containing protein, with the protein MDELIRNASLARRLAIGDRRTVGDAPSVADEVSADRGKLAELVGCLFDRNASVRMRAADALERVSRGNPGWLDPYVEHLLTDAVAIEQAEVRWHLAQIVPRLTMTEEQRHRAAVLLADWFENSPSRIVQTSALQAVVDLAESDAGLRATSAEMLGRAMRSGVPSLAARARRILKPFEVDEATLTAALVREQTGLTLTILPDRLAVAQLPPGSGLPDWLDWTDPLVGATRTGEELSILCREDRVPEGVKAERGWRAFRVEGVVDFTLFGILARIAVPLAQAHLPIFAISTYNTDYVLVRADDLDKAADVLALSCTVKR; encoded by the coding sequence ATGGATGAACTGATTCGGAACGCCTCGCTCGCCCGCCGGCTGGCGATCGGCGACCGGCGGACGGTGGGCGACGCCCCTTCTGTCGCCGACGAGGTGTCGGCCGACCGCGGCAAGCTGGCGGAACTGGTCGGCTGCCTGTTCGACCGCAACGCCAGCGTGCGCATGCGCGCCGCCGACGCGCTGGAACGGGTGTCGCGCGGCAATCCCGGCTGGCTCGACCCTTATGTCGAACATCTGCTGACCGACGCCGTCGCCATCGAGCAGGCGGAGGTGCGCTGGCACCTTGCCCAGATCGTGCCGCGCCTGACCATGACGGAGGAGCAGCGCCACCGCGCCGCTGTCCTGCTGGCCGACTGGTTCGAGAACAGCCCCAGCCGCATCGTCCAGACCAGTGCGTTGCAGGCGGTGGTCGACCTGGCCGAGTCGGACGCCGGCCTGCGCGCCACCTCGGCGGAGATGCTGGGCCGCGCCATGCGCTCCGGCGTGCCGTCGCTGGCCGCCCGCGCGCGGCGCATCCTGAAGCCCTTCGAGGTGGACGAGGCGACGCTGACCGCCGCCTTGGTGCGCGAGCAGACCGGCTTGACCCTGACGATCCTGCCCGACCGTCTGGCGGTGGCGCAGCTTCCGCCCGGCAGCGGCCTGCCGGACTGGCTCGACTGGACCGACCCGCTGGTCGGCGCCACCCGGACGGGCGAGGAACTGTCGATCCTCTGCCGCGAGGATCGGGTGCCCGAGGGCGTCAAGGCCGAACGCGGCTGGCGCGCCTTCCGGGTGGAGGGGGTGGTGGATTTCACCCTGTTCGGCATTCTGGCCCGCATCGCCGTGCCGCTGGCCCAGGCGCACCTGCCGATCTTCGCGATTTCCACCTACAACACCGATTATGTGCTGGTCCGCGCCGACGACCTCGACAAGGCGGCGGACGTGCTGGCGCTGAGTTGCACGGTGAAGCGGTAG
- a CDS encoding HIT domain-containing protein — translation MFSLNERLRADTRHVTDRGLCRVLLMNNRLWPWLILVPMREGAVEIHRLEEVDQAALMREIAQASRVVERLFAPDKMNVGALGNMVPQLHVHVIGRKRGDPAWPGPVWGSGHAEPYEAAEADALVDRLAEAFRSTP, via the coding sequence ATGTTTTCCCTTAACGAACGGCTACGGGCCGACACCCGTCACGTGACCGATCGGGGGCTTTGCCGGGTGCTGCTGATGAACAACCGGCTGTGGCCCTGGCTGATTCTGGTGCCGATGCGCGAGGGGGCCGTGGAGATCCACCGGCTGGAGGAAGTCGATCAGGCGGCGCTGATGCGCGAGATCGCGCAGGCGTCCCGCGTGGTGGAGCGGCTGTTCGCGCCCGACAAGATGAATGTCGGGGCGCTGGGCAACATGGTGCCGCAGTTGCACGTCCATGTGATCGGCCGGAAGCGCGGCGATCCGGCGTGGCCGGGTCCGGTGTGGGGGTCCGGCCATGCCGAACCGTATGAGGCGGCGGAGGCCGATGCCCTGGTGGACCGACTGGCCGAGGCGTTCCGATCGACGCCGTGA